Proteins encoded by one window of Lactobacillus sp. ESL0684:
- the miaA gene encoding tRNA (adenosine(37)-N6)-dimethylallyltransferase MiaA: MQKVLAIVGPTAIGKTSLAITLAKQLSGEIVSGDSMQVYREVAIGTAKATPQEQKQVKHYLVDTRSIFEPYSVKDFVDQAEAAIQQIGQQEKLPMLVGGTGFYVNALLNQLQLGEKSGHNSAIDNKWQAYLLANGEQKLWQELNMRDSEAASKIAPQNSRRVLRALTVIERTGQQFSKQQTEIKPRYDYLIIGLNSERSEIYRRIDLRVDQMMDQGMLKEAEFVYQNRQREYQILQAIGYKEFFPYFEGEKSLADCVTQLKMASRHYAKRQLTYFRHQLPLTFFDPLNDPDCIKKILEKVEEWLNE; the protein is encoded by the coding sequence ATGCAAAAAGTATTGGCAATTGTTGGTCCAACAGCGATTGGAAAGACTAGTTTAGCGATTACCTTGGCTAAGCAATTGTCAGGAGAAATTGTGTCAGGTGACTCGATGCAAGTTTATCGAGAAGTAGCAATTGGAACAGCTAAAGCTACACCGCAGGAGCAAAAGCAAGTTAAACATTATTTGGTTGATACACGTTCTATATTTGAACCATATTCTGTCAAAGACTTTGTTGATCAGGCTGAAGCCGCAATTCAGCAAATTGGTCAACAGGAGAAATTGCCGATGCTAGTTGGTGGAACTGGTTTTTACGTGAATGCATTGTTAAATCAATTGCAATTAGGAGAAAAATCTGGTCATAATTCAGCAATTGACAATAAATGGCAAGCCTATCTATTAGCTAATGGCGAGCAAAAGTTATGGCAAGAATTAAATATGCGTGACAGCGAAGCTGCTAGTAAAATTGCACCGCAAAATTCACGGCGAGTTTTGCGTGCGTTAACAGTGATTGAACGGACAGGACAACAGTTTTCCAAGCAACAGACCGAAATAAAACCACGCTATGATTATTTAATTATCGGCTTAAATTCTGAACGGTCAGAAATTTATCGTCGAATCGATTTGCGAGTGGACCAAATGATGGATCAAGGAATGCTCAAGGAAGCAGAATTTGTTTATCAGAATCGTCAACGCGAATATCAGATCTTGCAAGCAATCGGTTATAAGGAATTCTTTCCATATTTTGAGGGTGAAAAAAGTTTGGCAGATTGTGTTACTCAGCTAAAAATGGCTTCGCGTCATTATGCCAAACGGCAATTAACGTATTTTCGCCATCAGTTGCCACTTACGTTTTTTGATCCATTAAATGATCCCGATTGTATTAAAAAGATTCTAGAGAAAGTTGAGGAATGGTTAAATGAATAA
- a CDS encoding methionine gamma-lyase family protein translates to MNNWPTELQQLVKEVDQQIAPQLAKIDDNILYNQNKVLQAFKDHAVAEADLIGSTGYGSDDAGRDKLDQIYAQIFQTEDALVRSQFVSGTHTLATAMAGNLLPGDELTYLTGMPYDTVQQVIGLAGDGRGSLMSYGVKFSHVDLKNGEVDYQAARQLLSSHQPKMIVIQRSRGYDTRQSFTVGKIRPMIEMIREVSPKSIIFIDNCYGEFSEQHEPTEYGADLMAGSLIKNAGGGLAKVGGYVVGKHELIENTAARLTAGGIGREEGASLNNNLDYFEGLFIAPNITGNAIKGAIYTAAILARMGEEVTPKWDEDRTDLIQAVIFHDKDKMIRFAKVLQANSPVNSFVDPIPSNDTGYEDQVIMADGSFIEGASIEFSGDGPIRPPYAIYMQGGLTYAHVKIAITNAVNELFFQNN, encoded by the coding sequence ATGAATAATTGGCCAACAGAATTACAACAGTTAGTTAAGGAAGTAGATCAGCAAATTGCGCCGCAATTAGCTAAAATTGACGATAATATTTTATATAATCAAAATAAAGTTTTGCAGGCATTTAAAGATCATGCAGTAGCAGAGGCTGATTTAATTGGTTCGACCGGTTATGGTTCCGATGATGCTGGCCGTGATAAATTAGATCAAATTTATGCCCAAATTTTTCAGACTGAGGATGCGTTAGTACGTTCTCAATTTGTGTCTGGGACTCATACTTTGGCTACAGCGATGGCAGGAAATTTATTACCTGGTGATGAATTGACGTATTTAACTGGAATGCCATATGACACGGTTCAACAAGTGATCGGACTAGCTGGTGATGGTCGCGGAAGTTTGATGTCCTATGGGGTTAAGTTCTCCCATGTTGATTTAAAAAATGGCGAAGTTGATTATCAGGCTGCTCGTCAGCTGCTTAGCTCGCACCAGCCTAAGATGATAGTTATCCAACGCTCTCGCGGCTATGATACACGGCAGAGTTTTACTGTCGGCAAAATTAGACCAATGATTGAAATGATTCGCGAAGTCAGTCCCAAGAGTATTATTTTTATTGATAATTGTTATGGCGAGTTTTCTGAGCAACATGAACCAACAGAATATGGCGCTGATCTAATGGCGGGTTCACTAATCAAGAATGCTGGCGGTGGTTTGGCTAAAGTTGGTGGTTACGTTGTTGGTAAACATGAATTAATTGAAAATACAGCTGCGAGATTGACCGCTGGTGGCATTGGTCGCGAAGAAGGCGCTAGTCTTAATAATAATCTGGATTATTTTGAGGGATTGTTTATTGCACCTAACATTACTGGTAATGCAATTAAAGGTGCGATTTATACGGCTGCAATTTTGGCAAGAATGGGCGAAGAAGTAACACCCAAATGGGATGAAGACCGCACAGATCTGATTCAAGCTGTAATTTTTCATGATAAGGACAAGATGATTCGATTTGCTAAAGTCTTGCAGGCTAATTCGCCAGTTAATTCGTTTGTTGATCCAATTCCAAGCAACGATACTGGCTATGAAGATCAGGTTATCATGGCTGACGGCTCCTTTATTGAGGGTGCCAGCATCGAATTTTCTGGTGATGGTCCAATTAGGCCACCTTATGCCATTTATATGCAAGGTGGTCTAACTTATGCTCATGTTAAAATTGCGATTACTAATGCAGTTAATGAGTTATTCTTTCAAAATAATTAA
- the glnA gene encoding type I glutamate--ammonia ligase translates to MTKTITADDIRKSVADHDVRFLRLAFTDINGKLKAVEVPNSQLEKVLSNDIRFDGSSIDGFVRLEESDMVLYPDFSTWAVLPWSDSQGGKIGSLTCSVHTTDGEPFAGDPRNNLKRVLAEMKDMGFSDFDIGFEAEFHLLKLDSNNDWTTQVPDHDSYFDMNSDDESARCRRDIVETLESIGFEVEAAHHEVGDGQQEIDFRFDDALTTADRVQTFKMVVREVARKHNLFATFMAKPLQNQPGNGMHTNMSLFKNGKNAFYSKDNEYHLSDTALYFLNGILSHARAITAVANPTVNSYKRLIPGYEAPVYISWAAKNRSPLVRIPSAEEVNTRLEMRSADPTANPYLLLAACLTAGLDGIKQQQQPMAPITSNVFNMSEEEREAKGIKPLPSTLHNAITAFKADKLIQSALGSRLSKSFISSKELEWAQYTQTVSDWERQRYMEY, encoded by the coding sequence ATGACGAAAACAATTACAGCAGATGATATTAGAAAAAGTGTTGCTGATCATGATGTACGTTTTTTGCGGTTAGCTTTTACTGATATAAACGGTAAGCTTAAGGCTGTCGAAGTACCAAATAGCCAGTTGGAGAAAGTATTGTCCAATGATATTCGATTCGATGGGTCTTCGATTGATGGCTTTGTGCGTTTAGAAGAAAGTGACATGGTATTATATCCTGACTTCTCAACTTGGGCAGTTTTACCTTGGTCAGATTCTCAAGGAGGCAAAATTGGTAGTTTAACCTGTTCAGTTCATACAACTGATGGTGAGCCATTTGCAGGGGATCCTAGAAATAATCTGAAACGGGTACTTGCAGAGATGAAAGACATGGGCTTTTCTGATTTTGATATCGGTTTTGAAGCAGAATTTCATTTACTTAAACTTGATAGTAATAATGATTGGACTACTCAAGTGCCAGATCATGATTCGTATTTTGATATGAATTCAGACGATGAGAGTGCTAGATGTCGACGTGATATTGTTGAAACATTGGAAAGTATTGGTTTCGAGGTTGAAGCAGCCCACCATGAAGTTGGCGACGGTCAGCAAGAGATTGATTTTCGGTTTGATGATGCGTTGACTACAGCGGATCGAGTACAAACTTTTAAAATGGTGGTGCGGGAAGTTGCTAGAAAGCACAACTTGTTTGCTACCTTTATGGCTAAGCCATTGCAAAATCAACCGGGTAATGGGATGCATACGAATATGTCGTTATTCAAAAATGGAAAGAATGCTTTTTATAGTAAGGATAATGAATATCACCTTTCTGATACTGCGCTCTACTTTTTAAATGGTATTTTGTCTCATGCACGGGCAATTACTGCAGTAGCTAATCCAACAGTCAATTCATATAAACGGTTAATTCCTGGCTATGAAGCACCTGTGTACATTTCATGGGCTGCTAAGAACCGCTCACCGCTAGTCCGGATTCCTTCGGCAGAAGAAGTAAATACACGTTTAGAGATGCGGTCTGCTGACCCAACAGCTAATCCATATTTACTGCTTGCTGCTTGCTTAACTGCTGGTTTAGATGGAATAAAACAGCAACAACAGCCAATGGCTCCTATCACTTCCAATGTCTTCAATATGAGTGAAGAAGAGCGTGAAGCTAAAGGAATTAAGCCATTGCCATCAACGTTACATAATGCAATTACTGCATTTAAAGCTGATAAATTAATTCAAAGTGCCCTTGGCAGTCGTCTTTCGAAGAGTTTTATTAGTTCTAAAGAATTGGAATGGGCACAGTACACACAAACTGTTTCTGATTGGGAACGTCAACGTTATATGGAATACTAG
- a CDS encoding SLAP domain-containing protein, translated as MLGKNNFDERLRQIENQSKKDRFSIRKLTVGAASVLIGLSFVGANAQTAKADTVAPDAQSTEEVSASTETTPAENEANEKAASSATNTEAASSKAKDNSKTDLSSYKGLKSFLKDANSNNETEKDESTDSAASANTTVTNDNTSKPEAQADDLSSATVADAQNFVLALGKGEIKTVNLESDIDVPNGITDTWINKLGEIGVRGDKVINGNGHTLKLNNNQLSGNIIKSGSVPSITFNDITIEGTGSYLTNIPIVNNYPWTTLGDFSNINLHNAHTKNITFGGGFDAPLIAANINISGDTTIDYLGNDKGSRGATLFDGNVNVANGSKVTINAKNLVQVFNGEALNSIESLIPNLSNVLSQLKDNGLIDGITNTIGDLRLGSRFVIGDKANVNVNIDSTVTRLADSAILNIDVNDGARFKMVDNAPAVDASLLDATANWVYLTANNPASVKIVTTNPNLRRPAINYLGTCINGKNIGMADVGQSKNWVFDAKNANLISATYIPFLSDAIDSIVTTVFPQLNIDGMNTTLDNDYKTPVDKIATNGNASKTFVNMGTEKDLMKYFSFLNGPLVDATMIPGGIGDLIGDPINNLLGINAVPGLQFGTDLDDVLVKTGAGRFDVSAKPQDAVSADSLGSAEDILSAYDSSTKTTRSVANLKKTKTITDASWMIDKAMTKDGSLIDGGVIASNTGKLNKAAGNATADELGNAVIQVTYTDGTVDYVPVLVKVVADPVKPDKPTDETKPADKPTDNTNNGGSVAPAPAPAPAPAPSTPATDNNSDADKDKDSQKATEKTLGHDAYVYDETGTRTTKKYKAGATLDTYGTKNIDGRKYYDLGDNKYIVASNIDGKKRKLKKNAYVYKKNGKRANKKTLKKNKYVTTYGGPSTIKGKKYYTIGGNKYVKKANFRK; from the coding sequence ATGTTAGGAAAAAATAATTTTGATGAAAGGTTACGGCAAATAGAGAATCAATCTAAAAAAGATCGTTTCTCTATTCGTAAGTTAACCGTAGGTGCTGCTTCAGTATTGATCGGCTTGAGCTTTGTTGGTGCAAATGCACAAACAGCTAAAGCTGATACTGTTGCTCCTGATGCTCAATCAACTGAAGAAGTTTCAGCTTCAACTGAAACAACTCCAGCAGAAAATGAAGCAAACGAAAAAGCAGCTTCTAGTGCCACCAACACTGAAGCTGCTTCAAGCAAAGCTAAGGATAATTCAAAAACCGACTTGTCTTCATACAAAGGTTTGAAATCATTCTTAAAGGATGCTAATAGTAATAATGAGACAGAAAAAGACGAATCAACTGATTCAGCTGCTTCTGCAAATACTACTGTTACCAATGATAATACTTCTAAGCCTGAAGCACAAGCAGATGACCTTAGTAGCGCTACAGTTGCGGATGCTCAAAACTTCGTTCTTGCTTTAGGTAAGGGTGAAATTAAGACAGTTAATTTGGAATCTGATATTGATGTACCAAATGGTATTACCGATACTTGGATTAACAAGTTAGGTGAAATTGGTGTTCGTGGTGACAAGGTTATTAATGGTAATGGCCACACCTTGAAGCTAAACAACAACCAATTGAGTGGTAACATTATCAAGAGTGGTAGTGTACCAAGCATTACTTTCAATGACATTACTATTGAAGGTACCGGTAGTTACTTAACTAATATTCCAATTGTTAACAATTATCCATGGACCACTTTAGGTGATTTCAGTAACATTAACTTGCACAATGCACACACTAAGAATATTACTTTTGGTGGTGGCTTTGATGCTCCATTAATCGCTGCTAACATCAATATTTCTGGTGACACTACTATTGATTACCTTGGCAACGACAAAGGTAGCAGAGGTGCAACCTTGTTTGATGGTAATGTTAATGTAGCCAATGGCTCTAAAGTTACCATTAACGCTAAGAATCTTGTTCAAGTATTTAATGGTGAAGCCTTAAATTCAATTGAAAGTTTAATTCCAAACTTAAGCAATGTTCTTAGCCAGCTTAAGGATAATGGTTTAATTGATGGTATCACTAATACAATTGGTGATTTGAGACTTGGTTCAAGATTTGTTATTGGTGACAAGGCTAATGTTAATGTTAACATTGATTCAACTGTAACTCGTTTAGCTGATTCAGCAATTTTGAACATTGACGTTAACGATGGTGCAAGATTTAAGATGGTCGACAATGCACCCGCTGTTGATGCTAGCTTACTTGATGCAACTGCTAACTGGGTATACTTGACTGCTAACAATCCTGCTTCAGTTAAGATTGTAACTACCAATCCTAACTTAAGACGTCCAGCAATCAACTACTTAGGTACTTGCATCAATGGTAAGAATATTGGTATGGCTGATGTTGGTCAATCGAAGAACTGGGTCTTTGATGCTAAGAATGCTAACCTAATTTCAGCAACTTATATCCCATTCTTATCAGATGCAATTGATAGTATTGTTACTACTGTGTTCCCACAACTTAACATTGATGGTATGAACACCACACTGGATAATGATTACAAGACTCCAGTTGATAAGATTGCTACTAATGGTAATGCAAGCAAGACATTTGTTAACATGGGAACTGAAAAAGACTTGATGAAGTACTTCTCATTCTTGAACGGTCCACTTGTTGATGCAACCATGATTCCTGGTGGAATTGGTGACTTAATTGGTGATCCAATTAACAACTTACTTGGCATTAATGCAGTTCCTGGTTTGCAATTTGGTACTGACTTAGATGATGTCTTGGTTAAGACTGGTGCTGGTCGTTTCGACGTTTCAGCTAAGCCTCAAGATGCCGTTAGTGCTGATTCACTTGGTTCAGCAGAAGACATTCTTTCAGCTTACGATAGTTCAACTAAGACCACTCGTTCAGTTGCTAACTTGAAGAAGACCAAGACTATTACCGATGCATCATGGATGATCGATAAAGCCATGACTAAAGATGGTTCTTTGATTGACGGTGGTGTTATCGCAAGTAACACTGGTAAACTTAATAAAGCTGCTGGTAATGCTACAGCTGACGAATTAGGTAACGCAGTTATTCAAGTAACTTATACTGATGGTACTGTTGACTATGTTCCAGTATTGGTTAAGGTAGTTGCAGATCCAGTTAAACCAGATAAGCCAACTGATGAAACTAAACCTGCCGACAAGCCTACAGACAACACCAACAATGGTGGTTCAGTAGCACCTGCTCCAGCACCAGCACCAGCACCAGCTCCTTCAACTCCAGCAACTGACAATAACAGCGATGCTGATAAGGATAAAGATAGTCAAAAGGCAACTGAAAAGACCTTAGGTCACGATGCTTATGTTTATGATGAAACTGGTACTCGTACTACTAAGAAGTACAAGGCTGGTGCAACTCTTGATACTTATGGCACCAAGAACATTGATGGACGTAAATATTATGACCTTGGAGACAACAAATACATTGTTGCTTCAAACATTGATGGTAAGAAGAGAAAGCTTAAGAAGAACGCTTACGTTTACAAGAAGAACGGCAAACGGGCTAATAAGAAGACTCTGAAGAAGAACAAGTATGTTACTACATATGGTGGTCCTTCTACTATTAAGGGTAAGAAGTACTACACTATCGGTGGTAACAAGTACGTTAAAAAGGCAAACTTTCGTAAATAA
- a CDS encoding SLAP domain-containing protein yields MIRKNKSRKQPLSVTKKKQSFAIRKLAIGAASVCLGSYFITTQITATQVKADTVSETQQVTDSKSKQPNLATFQGLSEFVKADTDNNSKSTTRANEHQEHPEIMQELQPVESSQDINSSPNAQSSKTVVTSNTVSNKPALLTQVQSAFTDVEEVVTAPDYADRIDLKTQEKVADWYNFAADNLRGVLNDPDQYTETDIQKLLEQDGDIREYAKWLKAEYNAPSQLAVDNWSDFLLGIAAPRVKTIDLLCDLYSPTELASDTEVRITFLNDKVVNGHGHSLIMQQCYYFSNDYLVPNVTVTFEQMRVVNAINDLAAREYAIFNFDADGYNSESGKAIYPTLKLDQVTLQGDFNVNSVGMLALNSVKIDHSLNRLKGQRQLIITGDNYFDYFFDYNKQDIWSLENNPLISGGEEGVSIAKQFYCMLLAEDARLTATFNAINMPEDLDYRQGFDFIGGGFIVGKNAQLTLSGDYIAKLLPRYDQGVFVVGDSAKVDIQAGEHCGNVLATSPIEARQDSTFVAELNSIHCDEYPDSATLWSLHPMNPKLFKITSKSTITFASSDGLYIHGEKIALSGDHQHNWLISKPRAATNPDGTLVDEAMDDRINATTSLAFNQTDFSELSASQQADYLNGFGNPMVLNQDPLAEIKQFLPASDIATQGKAYTKDGQVDLNGGYLPFGNAGSLSWGETDANGNHLPGFSEWQNPDHKIYNLRLGMDYQQILEQTDAGNYDVQAAAEVAADAKNINLSQVIWQIKDKKSAKNVSLTELMNTKDSFSPDQNVVVNINFLPGKSMNAAGEVEDHGLVGENGQLLKSAQMNPTDLGNAVIKVVYGDGSFDLVPILIKQAASNQPSDTNQSGANITDSVDNGNVPNQVGEASTPVAGNDHETSTPAETGNVDNGKPGNIDQVNPDQGNIPTGSENNQISIVDENHTTEIENQPQDNLNLDQNPSASAGEVEASTRKQLHHNAYLYNKQGKRITNLVLKSGSWVTVYGVAVINQRKFYRLEQDLYLAAGNIDAQVRKLNHNAYVYDQIGARVTSECKLKGSELETYGDPVKIKGQDYLIIGDNRLVKSSNIANAPIAPERAKVTGLVLNGELKHNAYVYDAQGKRTNQVILAIGSQMYAAIEETINGRKYYDFGNNQRLLAANIDGKPRSLTHNAYIYNRYGQRIGKKVLKKQQRIQTYGSPIKIKQQSYYVIGDNQYLRCSNFK; encoded by the coding sequence ATGATTAGAAAAAATAAAAGCCGAAAACAACCGCTTTCAGTCACAAAAAAGAAACAAAGCTTTGCCATTCGGAAGTTGGCAATTGGCGCGGCTTCTGTGTGTTTGGGAAGTTATTTTATTACTACACAAATTACCGCAACGCAAGTTAAAGCAGATACTGTGTCTGAGACGCAGCAAGTTACTGATTCTAAGTCTAAGCAGCCTAATTTAGCAACTTTTCAAGGTTTAAGTGAGTTTGTCAAAGCAGATACTGATAACAATTCTAAGTCAACTACTAGAGCTAACGAGCATCAAGAGCATCCAGAGATTATGCAGGAACTACAGCCGGTGGAATCAAGTCAAGACATCAATTCATCACCTAATGCTCAAAGTTCAAAGACTGTCGTTACTTCTAATACTGTATCAAATAAGCCAGCATTACTAACACAAGTTCAAAGTGCATTTACTGATGTAGAAGAAGTAGTAACTGCTCCAGATTATGCAGATAGGATTGATCTTAAGACTCAAGAGAAAGTTGCGGATTGGTATAACTTTGCTGCAGACAATCTGCGTGGCGTGCTTAATGATCCTGATCAATACACTGAAACAGATATTCAAAAGCTATTAGAGCAAGATGGCGATATTCGAGAGTATGCTAAATGGCTTAAAGCAGAATATAATGCTCCTTCGCAGCTAGCTGTAGATAATTGGTCAGATTTTTTATTAGGTATTGCAGCTCCTAGAGTGAAGACTATCGATTTATTGTGTGATCTTTATTCGCCAACAGAATTAGCTTCAGATACAGAAGTCAGAATTACCTTTTTAAATGATAAGGTAGTTAATGGTCATGGGCATAGCTTGATAATGCAGCAATGTTATTACTTTAGCAACGATTACCTAGTACCAAATGTGACAGTAACTTTTGAGCAAATGAGAGTTGTTAACGCGATTAATGACTTGGCAGCCAGGGAATATGCAATATTTAACTTTGATGCTGATGGTTATAATAGTGAAAGCGGTAAAGCCATCTACCCAACTCTTAAGCTAGATCAGGTAACTTTACAAGGTGACTTTAACGTTAATTCAGTTGGCATGCTTGCATTAAATAGTGTTAAGATTGATCATTCGTTGAATCGTCTTAAAGGACAGAGACAACTAATAATTACGGGTGACAATTATTTCGATTATTTCTTTGATTATAATAAACAGGATATTTGGTCATTAGAGAATAATCCATTAATCTCTGGTGGTGAAGAAGGTGTGAGCATTGCTAAACAGTTCTATTGTATGCTTTTGGCAGAAGATGCACGGCTTACTGCGACTTTTAATGCCATTAATATGCCTGAAGATTTGGATTATCGGCAAGGATTTGATTTTATTGGTGGCGGATTTATTGTCGGTAAAAATGCGCAACTGACACTTTCCGGTGATTACATTGCCAAACTACTACCTAGATACGATCAGGGAGTGTTTGTAGTCGGAGACAGTGCCAAGGTTGATATCCAGGCTGGTGAGCATTGTGGGAATGTCTTAGCGACTTCACCAATTGAAGCCCGGCAAGATTCAACTTTTGTAGCGGAACTTAATTCGATTCATTGTGATGAATATCCTGACAGTGCAACTCTATGGTCATTACACCCTATGAATCCCAAGCTTTTCAAGATTACTAGCAAGTCAACAATTACTTTTGCCTCATCTGATGGTTTGTATATTCATGGCGAAAAGATTGCATTGTCCGGTGATCATCAGCACAATTGGCTGATTAGTAAGCCGCGTGCAGCCACTAACCCTGATGGAACATTAGTTGATGAAGCAATGGATGATCGAATTAATGCAACAACTAGCTTGGCTTTTAATCAAACTGATTTTTCTGAGCTGAGTGCTAGTCAACAAGCTGATTATCTTAACGGTTTTGGTAATCCAATGGTACTTAACCAAGATCCGCTAGCAGAAATCAAACAGTTTTTACCAGCAAGTGATATTGCGACCCAGGGTAAAGCTTATACAAAAGATGGTCAGGTCGATCTTAATGGTGGTTATTTGCCATTTGGCAATGCAGGGTCATTATCATGGGGTGAAACTGATGCTAACGGTAATCACTTGCCAGGGTTCAGTGAATGGCAAAATCCTGATCATAAAATTTATAACTTGCGACTAGGAATGGATTATCAACAGATTCTAGAGCAGACTGATGCAGGTAATTACGATGTGCAGGCTGCTGCAGAAGTAGCGGCGGATGCCAAAAATATTAATTTAAGTCAGGTTATTTGGCAAATTAAAGATAAAAAATCTGCTAAAAATGTTTCCTTAACAGAGCTTATGAATACTAAAGATAGCTTTAGTCCAGATCAAAACGTGGTAGTCAACATCAACTTTCTACCTGGGAAGTCAATGAATGCAGCTGGAGAAGTTGAAGATCATGGTCTAGTTGGTGAAAATGGACAATTACTTAAATCCGCTCAAATGAATCCAACTGACTTAGGAAATGCAGTGATTAAGGTAGTCTATGGAGATGGCAGCTTTGATTTAGTGCCAATTCTAATTAAACAAGCTGCAAGTAATCAGCCTAGCGATACCAATCAGTCTGGTGCTAACATTACCGACAGTGTAGATAATGGTAACGTTCCTAATCAGGTAGGTGAAGCAAGTACTCCAGTTGCGGGTAATGACCATGAGACAAGTACTCCAGCTGAGACAGGTAATGTTGATAATGGTAAACCAGGAAATATTGATCAGGTTAATCCAGATCAAGGAAATATACCGACTGGCTCAGAAAATAATCAAATTTCAATAGTTGATGAAAATCATACTACTGAAATTGAGAATCAGCCTCAAGATAACCTTAATCTTGATCAAAATCCAAGTGCTAGTGCTGGAGAAGTTGAAGCAAGTACTCGCAAGCAACTGCATCACAATGCCTATTTGTATAACAAGCAAGGAAAGCGTATTACTAATTTAGTACTTAAATCAGGTTCTTGGGTGACGGTTTATGGAGTAGCCGTTATTAATCAGCGCAAATTTTACCGACTAGAACAAGATTTATATTTGGCAGCTGGTAATATTGATGCCCAAGTACGCAAGTTAAATCATAACGCTTATGTCTATGATCAAATTGGCGCTAGAGTTACATCAGAATGTAAGCTTAAAGGTTCTGAACTTGAGACGTATGGAGATCCAGTCAAGATTAAAGGACAGGATTATTTAATTATTGGTGATAATCGTTTGGTTAAAAGCAGCAATATTGCTAATGCACCAATTGCGCCAGAACGAGCAAAAGTTACTGGTTTAGTGCTTAATGGAGAACTAAAGCATAACGCTTATGTTTATGATGCACAGGGCAAGAGAACTAATCAGGTGATTTTGGCGATTGGTTCACAAATGTATGCGGCAATTGAAGAGACAATTAATGGTCGTAAATACTATGATTTTGGCAATAATCAACGATTATTAGCAGCTAATATTGATGGTAAACCAAGAAGTTTGACTCATAATGCCTATATCTATAATAGATATGGTCAGCGAATCGGTAAAAAGGTTCTTAAAAAGCAACAAAGGATTCAAACCTATGGTTCCCCAATCAAGATTAAGCAGCAAAGTTATTATGTAATTGGCGATAATCAATATCTTAGATGTAGCAATTTTAAATAA
- the pyrE gene encoding orotate phosphoribosyltransferase: MHQTQIIKRLIQEKIITISPAKPFTYASGMLSPIYTDLRLTISYPDLRAWIASDLADLIKTNYPDVSIIGGVATAGIPHAALVAAKLGLPMIYVRPKPKDHGKGRQIEGRFSPTDQIVLIDDLITTGGSVLDAVKATQKEGGQVIGVSSIFTYYLPDARENFAKANVSFNPLLSYPELLQEEKDQKQITAAEYDTLKTWHEDPWLWGKQFK, encoded by the coding sequence ATGCACCAGACACAAATTATAAAAAGATTAATTCAAGAAAAGATCATTACTATTTCACCTGCCAAGCCATTTACTTATGCTAGTGGTATGCTGTCACCAATTTATACCGATTTACGCTTGACCATCTCATATCCGGACTTGCGTGCTTGGATTGCTAGCGATTTAGCAGATCTAATTAAAACTAACTATCCTGATGTGAGTATCATTGGCGGCGTAGCTACAGCCGGCATACCGCATGCAGCTTTAGTAGCCGCTAAGCTTGGTTTACCGATGATTTATGTTCGCCCAAAACCTAAAGACCACGGCAAAGGTCGACAAATTGAAGGGCGTTTTAGCCCAACTGACCAAATCGTATTAATTGATGATTTAATTACTACTGGTGGTTCCGTTTTAGATGCCGTCAAGGCCACCCAAAAAGAAGGTGGCCAAGTTATTGGTGTGTCATCAATCTTCACCTATTATTTACCTGATGCACGTGAAAACTTCGCAAAAGCTAACGTTAGTTTTAATCCATTACTATCTTATCCAGAATTATTGCAAGAAGAAAAAGATCAAAAGCAAATTACTGCAGCTGAATATGACACTCTAAAAACTTGGCATGAAGACCCTTGGCTGTGGGGGAAACAGTTCAAATAG